GAGGCGACGCCGGCGAACGGCAGCAGCGCCTTGACGTAGCCGGGACCGAGCAGGCTGCGCTGGTAGGACCACACGACGTCCTGCGCGGTCAGCGGCGTGCCGTCGGCGAACGCCAGCCCGTCGCGCAGGTGGAACGTCGTCGTCAGACCGTCCTCGGAGACCTCCCAGGACTCGGCGAGCGCACCCTCGAGCTCCGTGGTGCCGGTGCGCACCAGGCCGTCGGTGTCGTAGGTCTGCTCGAGCAGCTGCTCGACGAGCGACCCGGTCGCCACCATCGCGGCCGGCGTGCGCCAGGCCTGCGCGTCGAGCAGGTCGACGGAGCTGTCGAGGCTGATGACGAGGGGCTCCGACGCGCTGCCGGCGGTGCCGGCGGAGGCGTCGTCGGACGGGGTGTCGCCGCCGCCGCACGCGGTGAGGGCGAGCGCGGCGGCCACGGCCGCGGCGGCCGCCACGGAGGTGCGCCGCCGCCGGGGGAGGTGTCGCTTCACGGGGGCTCCTAGCACGGTCGGGGCGGTGCGGCCCGCCGGCGCTCGGCCGGGCTGGGTCCGCGCCGTCGGGGAGCGGCGCGGTCCCGCGCCACGTCCAGCCTCGCCGCGGCCGGGGGACCGGGGCATCGGCTGCCGGGCCAAACCGCGCGGCCCCGGGTTGTCGTCGCCCCCGAGCGCCCCCACCGCCCGGCCGGGCCCGGCCACGAGGGTAGGCAGGCGTGTGTTTCGGGAGCGGGCACCCGTCGGAAACCTCGGCGAAACGCGGTCCGCCGCCTCGCGCCCGCTCAGGACGGGTTCCAGGTGGCTTCCCAGCGCGTTCCCAGGGTCGGGTGCTCGACTGGTGCCGTGCTGCACGACCGACACCGTCGCCGGACCGACGCCGTCCCCGGCCCCGCGGAGCCCGACCCCGCCCAGCCCCGTCCGGCGGACCCGCCCGGCGTGACCCGCGCCGCCGGCGCCGGCCCCTGGCAGGTCGTCCGCGCGGGCGTCGTGGACGTCAACCGGATCGCCCGCATGCTGGCCGAGCACCGCCCGTTCATCGACCTGGACGGGGACGGCCGGCCCGACGAGGTGCCGGACCCCGAGCACGCGGGCCCCGCGACGCGCATGGTGCTGAGCCTCGGCGCCCTGGAGCACGGCGAGGTGTGGTTCGCGCGCGACGAGGCGGGGGACGTCCTGGCGGTCGCGGTGTGGCTGCCGCCGGAGGCGGAGCACCTGGCGCACGACCTGCACCGCGTCGTCGCGCAGGAGCTCGGCGTGACGCCGGTGCGGGACCCCGAGCCGGCGCACGCCCCGCTGCGCTCGCTCGTCGGCGCCACGGCCCACACGCTCGCGCACCTGCGGGACTCGGACGCGGAGCGGGTGCTGATCCTGCTCGCCGACGCCGGGCGGGTCGCCGGCGCGCGCCGCCGCGCGCTGCTGGCGGACGTGCTCGCGCCGGTGCTGCGGGCGCAGGGCGACGCGGGCCGGGAGACGCTGGCCGTGACGGTCGACCCGGCGCAGGTGGCGGACCTCGCGGCGCTCGGGTTCGCGGAGCGCACGCGCAGCCCGCTCGGCGCGGCGTCGCTGTGGCTCGGGGCGCACCGCCCGGCGCGGCTGCTCGAGCCGGTGGTGACGGGCCCGGTCGCCACGACGGCGTAGCGCGGGCCGCCCCCGCGGCGCCCGTCAGCCCGCGAACGCCACCGCGTAGCCCGCCGCGTCCTCCTCGAGGTCGCCGGTCTCGCCCTCGCGGGCGGCACGCCGTCCCAGCACGATCGTGTACGTCCAGAACGCCGCCAGGGCGAGCGCGCCGATGACGATCTTCAGCCACCACGCCAGCGTCGACCCGGTGACGAAGCCCTCGACGAGGCCGGACAGCGCGAGCGACCCCACCAGCCCGATCGCGACGGTGACGAGCGAGCGACCCTCCTCGGCGAGCGCGCGGCTCCGGGGCCGGCCGCCGGGCGCGATCCACGTCCAGCACAGGCGCAGCCCCGCCGCGCCGGCGACGAAGATCGACGTCAGCTCCAGCAGGCCGTGCGGGGCGATGAGCGTGAGGAACACGTCGAGGCTGCCGTGCGCCGCCATCATCCCGCCGGTCGCGCCCACGCTGACGGCGTTCTGCACCAGCACGTACAGCGGCCCGACCCCGGAGATGCCGATGCCGATGCACACGGCCGCGATCCAGGCGTTGTTGGTCCAGACGACGCCCGCGAAGCCGATGCCCGGGTCGTAGTAGGAGGCGAACGCCTCGTCGACGTACTGCTGGCGCTGCGCCGGGGTGCCCATCGCCGCGAGGGCGCCCGGGTCGGTGGCGACCCACCACCCGGCGACGACGGCGAGCGCGACGAACCCCGTCATCACGGCGACGGTCCACCAGCGGATCCGGTACAGCGCGGCCGGCAGCGACACCACGAGGAACCGACGGGCGTCGCGCCAGGCGGGCTCGTGGCTGCCGGCGATCGCCGACCGGGCGCGCGCCAGGAGCTGCGACAGCCGCGCGACCGTGTCCGGGTCGGGTGCGGAGGAGCGGACGGTGGACAGGTCGGTGGCGACCGCCTGGTAGAGGCGCACGAGCTCGTCCGCCTCCGCGCCGTCGCGGACCCGGCGCCGGGACAGCTCGTCGAGCCGCGCCCACGTCGGCTGCCGCAGCGCGGAGAAGGCGTCGAGGTCCACGGCCGATACCCTGCCACAGGACGGCCGGCCGGCAGCGGGCGGCGCGGGCGAGCAGCAGGAGGTCCGGGGTGGACGAGGGCATCGTCATCGGCGAGGGCGTCCTGCTGGACGCGCGCCCCACGTCGGTCGCGAGCCGGCTCGGCGCGGCGGTGATCGACCTGCTCGTCCTGGGGGTCGTCGCGCTCGGCGTGGTCCTGCTCGCCGTCAACGTGGTGCGGGTCGCACCGGGCGAGGAGCTGCTGCGGATCCTCCTGGTCGCCGTGATGGCGCTGGTGCTCGTCGTGATCCCGACCGCGGTGGACACGCTCACGCGCGGCAGGTCGCTCGGCAAGCTGGCGGTCGGCATCCGCGTGGTCCGCGACGACGGCGGGCCGATCCGGTTCCGGCAGGCGCTGGTGCGGGCGCTCGCGGGCATCCTCGAGCTGTGGGCGACGTTCGGGTCCGTCGCGTTCATCGCGTCGCTCGTGCACCCGCAGGGCAAGCGGCTCGGGGACATGCTCGCGGGGACGTACGTGGTGCGGGTGCGCGGCAGGGTGGAGGCCCGGCCGGTGCTGACGATGCCCCCCTTCCTCGCCGGGTGGGCGCAGGGCGCGGACGTCGCGCGCCTGCCCGACGGGCTCGCGATGTCGGCGCGGCAGTTCCTCGGGCGGGCGGCGGGACTCCACCCGGGCTCGCGCGCTGCGCTCGGGCGCCAGCTCGCCGCGGAGGTCGCCCGCTACGTCGCGCCCGGCCCGCCGCCGGGCACGCACCCGGAGGCGTTCCTCGCCGCGGTCCTCGCGACGCGCCGCGACCGGGAGCACGCGGCGGGCGTCCGCGCCGCGGCGCGCGCCGAGCACGAGGCCTCCGCGCTGCACCGGCTGCCCCACGGGGTGCCCGACCCCGCCCGCTGAGGCGTGCCGCGGGCCCGGCCCGGCGCCCGGCCCGGGCCCGGCCCGCGCCCGCAGCGTGGACACCGCCGCTGCGCGGAAGGCGCTCGCCGTACCGTGAGCCACCGGTGGGGGCAGCCACGGAGGAAGCGGGGACGCGGACGGTGCAAGGACAGCTCGACCAGGTGCTCGACCAGGTGCTCGTGCGGAACCCCGCCGAGCCGGAGTTCCACCAGGCGGTCCGGGAGGTGTTCGCCAGCCTCGGGCCCGTGCTCGCCCGGCACCCCGAGTACGTCGACGCCGCCGTGCTGGAGCGGCTGTGCGAGCCCGAGCGGCAGATCGTCTTCCGCGTGCCGTGGGTGGACGACTCGGGCCGGGTCCGGATCAACCGCGGGTTCCGCGTGCAGTTCAGCACCACGCTCGGCCCCTCGAAGGGCGGGCTGCGGTTCCACCCGTCGGTCAACCTCGGGATCGTGAAGTTCCTCGGGTTCGAGCAGGTGTTCAAGAACTCGCTCACGGGGATGCCGATCGGCGGCGGCAAGGGCGGGTCGGACTTCGACCCGCGCGGCCGCTCCGACGGCGAGGTCATGCGGTTCTGCCAGTCGTTCATGACGGAGCTGGCGCGGCACATCGGCGAGTACGTCGACGTGCCGGCGGGCGACATCGGCGTCGGCGGTCGGGAGATCGGCTACCTGTTCGGGCAGTACAAGCGCATGACCGGCCGGCACGAGTCCGGTGTGCTGACCGGCAAGGGCGTCACGTGGGGCGGCTCGCTGGTCCGCACCGAGGCCACCGGGTACGGCGCGGTGCTGTTCGCGCAGGAGATGCTGCGCGCCGCGGGCCGGTCGCTGGACGGGCAGCGCGTGGTGGTGTCGGGCTCCGGCAACGTCGCGGTCTACGCGATCCAGAAGGCGCAGCAGCTCGGCGGGCACGTGGTGGCCTGCTCGGACTCCGGCGGCTACGTCGTCGACGAGCGGGGCATCGACCTGCCGCTGCTGCAGCAGGTGAAGACCGTCGAGCGGCGCTCGCTCGCCACGTACGCGGAGCGCCGCGGCGGGTCCGCCCGGTTCGTCCCGGGCCGGCGCGTCTGGGAGGTCGGGGCCGCGGTCGCGCTGCCGTGCGCGACGCAGAACGAGCTCGACGAGTCCGACGCGCGGGCGCTCGTCGCCTCGGGGCTGGTCGCGGTCGCGGAGGGCGCCAACATGCCCACGACGCCCGACGCCGTCGCGCTGCTGCAGGACGCCGGCGTGCTGTTCGGCCCGGGCAAGGCCGCCAACGCCGGCGGCGTCGCGACGTCCGCGCTCGAGATGCAGCAGAACGCGAGCCGCGACTCGTGGTCGTTCGACTACACCGAGGACCGCCTGGCGGCGATCATGCGCTCGATCCACGACCGCTGCGCGGCGACCGCCGAGGAGTACGGGGCGCCGGGCGACTACGTGGTCGGGGCGAACATCGCGGGGTTCCTCAAGGTCGCGGACGCGATGATCGCCCTGGGCGTGGTGTAGCCCCCGGTCCGGGCGCGCCGGGGACGGTGCGCCCGGACCAGGCGTCCCACGCCGTGCGGAACGGCCCCGCCGTGGCGAGGAGCGCGGCGGGCGGACCCTGCTGGACCACCCGCCCTCCCGCGAGCACGACGACCCGGTCGGCCCGCACGGCCTGGTCCAGCCGGTGGGCGACGACGACCGCCGTGCGACCGCCGAGGACCGCGTCCAGCGCGGCGTCGAGGGCGTCGCGGCGCGTGCGCGGCAGGTCGGCGGTGGCCTCGTCGAGGACGACCACCGCGGGGTCGGCCAGCAGGACGCGGGCGAGCGCGACCTGCTGCGCCCTGTCCGGGGGCAGGTCCGCGCCGTCCGGGCCGAGCACCGTCGCCAGCCCGTCGGGCAGCTCCGACCACCAGGCGGCCCCGACCGCCTCGAGGGCGCGGACCAGGTCGGCGTCCGCGGCGCGGGGTGCGGCGAGGCGCAGGTCGTCGGCGAGCGTCCCGGCGAACACGTGCACGTCCTGGTCGACCAGGACCACGCACCCCGGCCGCTCGTGGTGGACCAGCGCGGCGTCGTCGGCCCCGACCCGCGCCCGGCCGGACGTCGGGTCGAGGGTGCCGGTGACCAGCCGCGCCAGCGTGGACTTGCCGGCCCCGGAGGGCCCGACGAGCGCGACGTGCTCGCCGGGGGCGACCCGCAGCGAGACCCCGTCGAGGACGGGGCGCCCCGGGTGGTAGGCGAACCCGGCCGCCTCGACCGTGACCGGCGGCGGCCCGGACCGCTCCGCGACGGGGCGGCCGCTCCGCTGCCGGGGCAGGTCGGCCACGCCGGCGAGACGGGCCAGGCCGGCGCCCGCGCGCGCCAGCTCGTCCACCTGGAACAGGAGCACGCCCATCGGCCCGAACAGCCGGTGGAAGAACAGCGCCGCCGCCGTCGCCGCCCCGACGCCCGCGGCCCCCGACGCCACGAGCAGGTAGCCCGCGGCCAGCACGCCCACCAGGCCGCACGCCTCCGCGAGGTTGAGGCCGTTCGCGAACCGGCCGACGTGCCCGACGCCGCGCATCTCGGTGGCGATCGCGGTGCGTGACGTCGCCGCGACCGCCTCGAGGTGCCGGTCCGCCTCGCGCAGCGCGAGGGCGGTCGGCGCGCCCTGGACGGTCTGGAGCAGCGCCTCGGCGCGCACGGCCTCCGCGGCGCGCGCCGCGGCGTAGACCGCAGGGGTGCGGCGGCGGAACCGGCGCGTCGACCAGACCTGCAGCGGGACCGCCGCCAGCGCGCCGGCGGCGAACCGCCAGTCCAGGGCCCCGAGCCCGGCCAGCGT
This is a stretch of genomic DNA from Cellulomonas sp. ES6. It encodes these proteins:
- a CDS encoding stage II sporulation protein M; this translates as MDLDAFSALRQPTWARLDELSRRRVRDGAEADELVRLYQAVATDLSTVRSSAPDPDTVARLSQLLARARSAIAGSHEPAWRDARRFLVVSLPAALYRIRWWTVAVMTGFVALAVVAGWWVATDPGALAAMGTPAQRQQYVDEAFASYYDPGIGFAGVVWTNNAWIAAVCIGIGISGVGPLYVLVQNAVSVGATGGMMAAHGSLDVFLTLIAPHGLLELTSIFVAGAAGLRLCWTWIAPGGRPRSRALAEEGRSLVTVAIGLVGSLALSGLVEGFVTGSTLAWWLKIVIGALALAAFWTYTIVLGRRAAREGETGDLEEDAAGYAVAFAG
- a CDS encoding RDD family protein; translated protein: MDEGIVIGEGVLLDARPTSVASRLGAAVIDLLVLGVVALGVVLLAVNVVRVAPGEELLRILLVAVMALVLVVIPTAVDTLTRGRSLGKLAVGIRVVRDDGGPIRFRQALVRALAGILELWATFGSVAFIASLVHPQGKRLGDMLAGTYVVRVRGRVEARPVLTMPPFLAGWAQGADVARLPDGLAMSARQFLGRAAGLHPGSRAALGRQLAAEVARYVAPGPPPGTHPEAFLAAVLATRRDREHAAGVRAAARAEHEASALHRLPHGVPDPAR
- the gdhA gene encoding NADP-specific glutamate dehydrogenase, translating into MQGQLDQVLDQVLVRNPAEPEFHQAVREVFASLGPVLARHPEYVDAAVLERLCEPERQIVFRVPWVDDSGRVRINRGFRVQFSTTLGPSKGGLRFHPSVNLGIVKFLGFEQVFKNSLTGMPIGGGKGGSDFDPRGRSDGEVMRFCQSFMTELARHIGEYVDVPAGDIGVGGREIGYLFGQYKRMTGRHESGVLTGKGVTWGGSLVRTEATGYGAVLFAQEMLRAAGRSLDGQRVVVSGSGNVAVYAIQKAQQLGGHVVACSDSGGYVVDERGIDLPLLQQVKTVERRSLATYAERRGGSARFVPGRRVWEVGAAVALPCATQNELDESDARALVASGLVAVAEGANMPTTPDAVALLQDAGVLFGPGKAANAGGVATSALEMQQNASRDSWSFDYTEDRLAAIMRSIHDRCAATAEEYGAPGDYVVGANIAGFLKVADAMIALGVV
- a CDS encoding ABC transporter ATP-binding protein, which gives rise to MSAPDPAPGPAGPSAAGTVALPVATGRRTWQVARRLLRPHRRRLALAGAVLLVAAAAGLAVPALLGVVVQVATDRGPLAAVAWAAAGIAVASLASATLGAVGAAALARVSEHALAELREQVVDRALHLPAADVETAGQGDVVSRVSGDVEAVGEAATGVLPAVASALFAVGVTLAGLGALDWRFAAGALAAVPLQVWSTRRFRRRTPAVYAAARAAEAVRAEALLQTVQGAPTALALREADRHLEAVAATSRTAIATEMRGVGHVGRFANGLNLAEACGLVGVLAAGYLLVASGAAGVGAATAAALFFHRLFGPMGVLLFQVDELARAGAGLARLAGVADLPRQRSGRPVAERSGPPPVTVEAAGFAYHPGRPVLDGVSLRVAPGEHVALVGPSGAGKSTLARLVTGTLDPTSGRARVGADDAALVHHERPGCVVLVDQDVHVFAGTLADDLRLAAPRAADADLVRALEAVGAAWWSELPDGLATVLGPDGADLPPDRAQQVALARVLLADPAVVVLDEATADLPRTRRDALDAALDAVLGGRTAVVVAHRLDQAVRADRVVVLAGGRVVQQGPPAALLATAGPFRTAWDAWSGRTVPGAPGPGATPRPGRSSRPRP